In Liquorilactobacillus hordei DSM 19519, the following proteins share a genomic window:
- a CDS encoding GlsB/YeaQ/YmgE family stress response membrane protein — protein sequence MHWLWVLIVGAIIGAIAGAITSKGKSMGWISNIVAGLVGSSIGEAVLGSWGPQLAGMAIIPSIIGAVILVWLVSFILFRH from the coding sequence ATGCATTGGTTATGGGTCTTGATTGTGGGTGCGATTATAGGTGCAATCGCAGGTGCAATTACTAGTAAAGGCAAATCGATGGGATGGATTAGTAATATTGTTGCAGGATTAGTGGGGTCATCAATTGGTGAGGCTGTACTTGGTTCTTGGGGACCACAGCTAGCTGGAATGGCGATTATACCGTCAATCATTGGTGCTGTAATACTCGTGTGGTTAGTTTCATTTATCTTATTTAGACATTAG
- a CDS encoding MFS transporter, translated as MKKSNRILILCAIFIATFMTSVEVTIVTTALPAIISQLHGLSFQSWIMSSYLLMTAITTPIYGKLADMWGRKSLFQLGIVLFTIGSLLSGLAPNIFFLIIARCIQGIGAGSVIPLTFTIIADLYSFKERAKIMAFTNTAWGLSALIGPLLGGFLVDQLSWHWVFIVNVPLGILVFAVIAIGYQETYAKQPITSIDKAGVIYLSLTLLLLLIGIQLLNTHITIGIIVLISSIIFLLVFSLVEKKATTPIIPISMFTNRTFSNQVITATLLSGILICYEIYFPIWLQSLYHVPATVSGLVVTSSSVMWLLSSFFVGPLLKRFSPKKIILIVVTIQCLSYLPLLTASSDFPDWFFYIIAAISGAGMGIVISMNIMLCQHLVAQEQVGSATAIITLGRSLGPTIMTGIYGSALNIIIKNNLNGISLTQVNNTISSANKKIAENQPDIENIILQALHGVFGIAILLFAIVLIANLLDPNKKIID; from the coding sequence TTGAAAAAAAGTAACCGTATCTTAATCTTATGTGCTATTTTCATAGCAACTTTTATGACCTCAGTAGAGGTTACTATCGTCACTACCGCTCTTCCAGCTATAATTAGTCAATTGCATGGTCTATCCTTCCAAAGTTGGATAATGAGTTCTTACCTCCTGATGACCGCAATTACTACGCCTATTTATGGAAAATTGGCTGACATGTGGGGAAGAAAATCATTATTTCAACTTGGTATTGTACTCTTTACCATCGGATCATTGCTAAGCGGACTAGCGCCCAATATTTTCTTCTTGATCATAGCCCGTTGTATTCAGGGAATTGGTGCTGGATCAGTAATCCCCCTCACATTCACAATCATTGCTGATCTTTATTCGTTCAAAGAACGTGCAAAAATCATGGCATTTACTAATACTGCATGGGGACTATCTGCACTTATCGGTCCACTTTTAGGTGGTTTTCTAGTAGATCAATTAAGCTGGCATTGGGTTTTTATTGTTAATGTTCCTTTAGGTATATTGGTATTTGCCGTAATTGCCATTGGCTACCAAGAAACTTATGCTAAACAACCCATTACTAGCATTGACAAGGCTGGAGTTATTTATTTGTCACTTACTTTACTATTATTGCTCATCGGTATTCAATTACTGAATACACACATTACAATCGGAATCATTGTTCTCATTAGTTCAATTATTTTCTTGTTAGTCTTCTCCTTAGTGGAGAAAAAAGCAACGACTCCAATAATTCCAATCTCAATGTTTACTAATCGTACATTCTCAAATCAAGTCATTACCGCTACTTTATTAAGCGGCATCCTAATTTGCTATGAAATATACTTTCCTATATGGCTGCAATCTCTTTACCATGTTCCTGCAACCGTCTCTGGTCTTGTCGTGACTTCAAGTTCTGTTATGTGGTTGCTCTCATCTTTTTTTGTTGGTCCATTATTAAAGAGATTTTCACCTAAGAAAATTATATTGATTGTCGTTACCATTCAGTGTTTAAGCTACTTGCCTTTGCTTACTGCCAGTAGCGACTTTCCAGACTGGTTTTTCTATATAATTGCCGCGATAAGCGGTGCGGGGATGGGAATTGTTATCAGTATGAACATTATGCTATGTCAGCACTTAGTCGCACAAGAACAAGTTGGTTCAGCCACAGCCATAATCACTTTGGGTAGATCGCTTGGTCCAACTATCATGACCGGTATATATGGCTCTGCCTTAAATATTATCATCAAAAACAATCTTAATGGTATTTCACTTACTCAAGTGAACAATACTATCAGTTCAGCTAATAAAAAAATTGCTGAAAATCAGCCAGATATTGAAAATATTATTTTGCAAGCTCTACACGGTGTTTTTGGAATTGCTATTTTGCTTTTTGCGATCGTCCTTATTGCTAATTTACTTGATCCAAATAAAAAAATCATTGATTAA
- a CDS encoding diacylglycerol/lipid kinase family protein yields the protein MQGRTMIYFNSKSGAGESQKIADKVESILKSRGLLVYQLKTNTKEEALKKIALEAPKVNRIICIGGDGTINVLVTALLQSKERVPIGIIPTGTVNNFAHKWKLSDNVEEATETILRGKLQAIDIGECNGQAIISSLVFGSLADISNEVRQTEKQKYGFAAYGFNAIKQIGKNRSHETLLFNETFSMRAKVWVCLMTTSNYIGGRKYLGKTEDGLHLTMLNNMKINKLLNLGYFALTGNLRKSTTLTTFDIKEIVVRNIEEGMLETRIDGDKGPQLPAKIKWLPKRLQVYLD from the coding sequence ATGCAAGGAAGAACAATGATTTATTTCAATTCAAAGTCGGGGGCTGGAGAATCACAGAAAATAGCTGATAAGGTTGAGTCAATTCTGAAAAGTCGGGGATTACTGGTGTATCAATTGAAAACAAATACAAAGGAAGAAGCATTGAAAAAAATAGCACTTGAAGCCCCCAAGGTTAATCGAATTATCTGCATTGGCGGAGATGGGACAATTAATGTTTTAGTAACAGCGTTGCTACAGAGTAAAGAAAGGGTTCCAATTGGAATAATTCCCACAGGAACAGTTAATAATTTTGCACACAAGTGGAAGTTGTCTGATAATGTTGAAGAAGCTACTGAAACAATATTAAGAGGAAAATTGCAGGCAATTGATATTGGTGAATGTAATGGACAGGCAATTATTAGTTCATTAGTTTTTGGAAGCTTGGCAGATATTTCTAATGAAGTGAGACAGACAGAAAAACAAAAATACGGTTTTGCAGCGTACGGTTTCAATGCAATTAAGCAAATTGGCAAAAATCGGTCACATGAGACCCTTCTATTTAATGAAACCTTTTCAATGAGAGCTAAAGTTTGGGTCTGCTTAATGACAACATCTAATTATATAGGTGGTAGAAAATATTTAGGTAAAACTGAAGATGGATTACATTTGACAATGCTCAATAATATGAAGATAAACAAACTTTTAAATTTGGGATATTTTGCTTTAACGGGTAATTTGAGAAAATCAACAACGCTAACAACTTTCGATATTAAGGAGATTGTTGTGCGTAATATAGAAGAAGGAATGCTAGAGACAAGGATAGATGGGGATAAAGGACCACAACTACCAGCCAAGATTAAATGGTTACCCAAAAGGCTGCAAGTTTATTTAGATTAA
- a CDS encoding ATP-binding cassette domain-containing protein encodes MSLLKLSNIHKSYFLGKTESKVLNGINLEFNTGEFVSILGESGGGKSTLMNIIGGLDRNFDGEVALNGEVLDHRKEKQLDNYRRGTIGYIYQSYNLITHLTVLENVLVSLEMTALSHTEKIARAKDLLTQVGLADQTKKHPNQLSGGQKQRVAIARALASDPDIILADEPTGALDSVNTQEVLEILNKIAKDGKLVIAVTHSQAVADHGTRIIRLVDGQVEADEHLKEPYMIENSSKRITSHPLPASASYVSAFRHLIYNIKQNSLIILGTAIGIFAVLLFSGLGNGINTYINDQINSLVNPKTITVMANPSGKKLNNTQAQREMQQFRQNPTNFFISQAKIDAIKKTTGTSYIQPGYQLGTYSLNYNDKNVSSSGIQTYTKSYTSNSLNKGSWPTGKEIVISKNQAITLSGSSKKYRSLIGKNIDVTINWLSNNNSPVQMKTTLTVSGISDSSSGVSSEITVLSYSETRSLLSSAGARTDPNFIIVNSKNIDTVDNVANQIRKQKVNGKYAFSVMTVGDILKTVNNYVSLASTVLSAIAGISLVVSALMIIVTMYMSVAERTKEIGILRALGERRKDIRRLFTAESLLLGLFSAFLGLLLAWLFSILLNNFIYGLIKFNIVQINLANVIFAIVVSLLISLLAALLPARKASKLNPIDALSAD; translated from the coding sequence ATGAGTTTACTAAAACTTTCCAATATTCACAAATCCTATTTTCTTGGCAAAACCGAAAGTAAGGTTCTAAACGGTATTAATTTAGAATTTAATACTGGTGAATTTGTATCAATTCTTGGGGAATCCGGTGGTGGGAAATCCACTTTAATGAATATTATTGGTGGATTAGACCGCAATTTCGATGGCGAGGTCGCGCTTAATGGTGAGGTTCTTGATCATCGTAAAGAAAAACAACTGGATAACTATCGTCGAGGAACAATTGGTTACATCTACCAATCCTACAATCTAATTACACATCTTACTGTCCTTGAGAATGTCCTTGTCTCACTAGAAATGACTGCATTGTCACATACAGAAAAGATAGCACGTGCAAAGGATTTACTAACACAAGTGGGACTTGCAGACCAAACAAAAAAACATCCTAACCAATTGTCTGGTGGGCAAAAGCAACGAGTGGCTATCGCACGTGCATTAGCTAGTGATCCTGACATCATTTTAGCCGATGAACCAACTGGTGCTTTAGACTCAGTAAATACACAAGAAGTGCTTGAAATACTTAATAAAATCGCCAAAGATGGCAAACTTGTAATAGCTGTCACTCACTCACAAGCAGTTGCTGACCATGGCACAAGAATCATTCGCTTGGTTGATGGTCAAGTAGAAGCTGATGAACATCTAAAAGAACCTTATATGATTGAAAACAGCTCTAAGCGAATTACTTCACATCCTCTACCTGCAAGTGCAAGTTACGTTTCGGCATTTAGACATCTGATATATAATATCAAGCAGAATTCGCTAATCATTTTGGGAACTGCGATTGGAATTTTTGCTGTACTCTTATTTTCAGGTCTAGGTAACGGAATTAACACTTATATAAATGATCAGATTAATTCGCTTGTTAATCCCAAAACAATTACCGTTATGGCTAATCCAAGTGGGAAAAAATTAAACAATACTCAAGCACAAAGAGAGATGCAGCAATTCAGGCAAAATCCAACTAACTTCTTTATCTCACAAGCCAAGATTGATGCCATCAAAAAAACAACAGGTACTTCATATATTCAACCAGGTTATCAATTAGGCACATATTCATTGAATTACAACGACAAAAATGTCTCTTCTTCAGGCATCCAAACTTATACAAAATCATATACATCTAATTCCTTAAACAAGGGCAGCTGGCCCACTGGAAAAGAAATTGTGATTTCAAAAAATCAAGCAATTACCCTATCTGGAAGTTCAAAGAAATATCGTTCTCTCATAGGAAAAAATATCGATGTTACTATTAATTGGCTTTCGAACAATAATTCTCCAGTTCAAATGAAGACAACGCTGACCGTTTCAGGAATCTCAGATTCATCAAGTGGTGTATCAAGTGAAATAACTGTCCTTTCGTATTCAGAAACACGTTCACTTCTCTCCTCTGCAGGTGCTAGAACAGATCCTAACTTCATAATCGTCAACTCAAAGAATATTGACACTGTCGATAATGTAGCAAATCAAATTCGCAAACAAAAAGTTAACGGTAAATATGCCTTCTCTGTCATGACTGTCGGCGACATTCTTAAAACCGTTAATAATTATGTAAGCTTAGCATCGACTGTATTATCGGCAATTGCAGGTATTTCACTAGTTGTCTCAGCATTGATGATCATCGTAACAATGTACATGTCAGTTGCAGAACGAACCAAAGAAATCGGGATCTTACGTGCCCTAGGTGAGCGTCGTAAGGACATTAGACGATTATTTACCGCAGAATCACTCTTGCTTGGCCTTTTCTCAGCATTTCTTGGATTGTTACTCGCATGGCTCTTCAGTATCTTGTTGAATAACTTTATTTATGGTTTGATCAAATTTAACATCGTACAGATCAACCTAGCTAACGTTATTTTCGCTATTGTAGTTTCACTCTTAATCTCATTACTTGCTGCATTATTGCCTGCCAGAAAAGCTTCAAAACTTAATCCAATTGATGCATTGTCAGCGGATTAA
- a CDS encoding NADP-dependent oxidoreductase → MKAIVIKEYGDISNLQEVELEMPVLAEDEVLVENYATSINPIDWKARLGYLKEMYPWKFPVVLGWDVAGVIVQVGNKVTNFKIGDKVFARPDIYADGSRGSYAEYVAVKEDKLALKPDEISFEDAAAVPLAGLTAFQVIVDRLRVKAGDKVLVQGGAGGVGLFAIQIAKHLGAYVATTASKQNHELLKSLGADEVIDYHETKIGDVLNNYDAVFDTVNAIDDGLAILQEKGRLVTIAGKPNEEQKASSKEVSDWWLQPNGKQLKELGNLIVEGKVKVVIDSLYPLTEKGVREAHQRSQEGHARGKLVIKVK, encoded by the coding sequence ATGAAAGCAATTGTAATTAAAGAGTATGGTGACATAAGTAACTTGCAGGAAGTTGAGTTAGAAATGCCAGTATTGGCAGAAGATGAAGTACTTGTTGAAAATTATGCAACGAGTATCAATCCGATTGACTGGAAAGCACGCTTAGGGTATCTAAAAGAAATGTACCCGTGGAAGTTTCCAGTGGTGCTGGGCTGGGATGTAGCAGGAGTTATTGTACAAGTGGGTAATAAAGTTACAAACTTCAAGATAGGCGACAAAGTATTTGCTAGACCAGATATCTATGCTGACGGTAGCAGGGGATCTTACGCAGAATATGTAGCCGTTAAGGAAGATAAATTAGCACTTAAACCTGATGAAATCTCTTTTGAAGATGCTGCAGCGGTTCCTTTAGCAGGATTAACAGCTTTTCAAGTTATTGTGGATCGTTTACGGGTAAAAGCAGGGGATAAAGTACTTGTTCAAGGTGGAGCAGGTGGTGTGGGATTGTTTGCTATCCAGATTGCCAAACACTTAGGTGCTTATGTTGCAACGACTGCCAGCAAACAAAATCACGAGCTTTTAAAGAGTTTAGGCGCAGACGAGGTTATAGACTATCACGAAACTAAAATTGGTGATGTCTTAAATAACTATGATGCTGTATTTGATACTGTCAATGCAATTGATGATGGATTAGCAATTCTACAAGAAAAAGGACGACTTGTAACAATTGCTGGAAAACCAAATGAAGAGCAAAAAGCGAGTTCGAAAGAGGTTTCAGACTGGTGGTTGCAACCAAATGGCAAGCAGTTGAAGGAACTAGGTAATTTGATAGTTGAAGGGAAAGTAAAAGTAGTTATAGATAGTTTGTATCCTTTGACAGAAAAAGGAGTAAGAGAGGCACATCAAAGAAGTCAAGAAGGACATGCTAGAGGGAAACTAGTAATTAAAGTGAAGTAG
- a CDS encoding glycerophosphodiester phosphodiesterase, with amino-acid sequence MTEQTLIFGHRGFPAKYAENSLEGFRYAIKHNIDGLEFDVHLTKDNKPVIIHDETVDRTTDEKGEIRSFSLSELKELKLENGESIPTLEEVLELVGNSPVQLNIELKTDKISYPGIEKIVFDTVNNHSLVKPVIYSSFNLDTLKRCKQIDNSQLYCWLTMHRVPEAALFVKKLGLAGLHLHHYQKDDILQRIWTVNDSFKIRKLLSQQVAGIITDNFEKAFKIREKAL; translated from the coding sequence ATGACAGAACAAACATTGATTTTTGGTCATCGTGGTTTTCCTGCAAAATACGCTGAGAATTCGCTCGAAGGTTTTCGCTATGCAATTAAACACAATATAGATGGGTTAGAGTTCGATGTTCATTTAACCAAAGATAATAAACCCGTTATAATTCATGATGAGACCGTTGATAGAACTACTGATGAGAAAGGAGAGATCCGCTCTTTCTCACTTTCAGAATTAAAAGAACTAAAGTTAGAAAATGGGGAATCAATCCCAACTTTAGAAGAAGTACTGGAATTAGTCGGCAATTCTCCAGTTCAACTGAATATTGAATTAAAAACTGACAAAATTAGTTATCCTGGAATTGAAAAAATTGTTTTTGATACAGTTAATAATCATAGTTTGGTCAAACCTGTTATCTATTCATCTTTTAATTTAGACACATTAAAAAGATGTAAACAAATTGACAATTCGCAATTATATTGTTGGTTAACAATGCACAGAGTACCTGAAGCTGCTTTATTCGTTAAGAAGTTAGGTTTAGCTGGTTTACATTTACACCATTATCAAAAAGATGATATTCTCCAAAGAATCTGGACAGTGAACGATTCATTCAAAATAAGGAAATTACTTAGCCAACAAGTTGCTGGAATTATTACTGATAATTTCGAAAAAGCATTTAAAATCAGAGAAAAAGCATTATAA
- a CDS encoding HAD-IC family P-type ATPase — protein sequence MQEEQQTHLIEPGEDSGDDGAPSQKQNWQESSTQLGQRYQTDTTDGLSTEEAEKRLKKFGKNELKVKKKSNWILFFKQFNNSIVYILAITAIVTLLMRHYPDSIVIGAVIIANAFVGFFQEVSADNALSKIQELLVAESFVIRDGQRKLMDAKEIVVGDIVSLEAGDSVPADIRLLAADNLKIQESTLTGETNSVDKIEEPIAKENVPLAERANMAFAATAVTSGSGMGVVVATGMQSQIGKIQSDVIKVKNKSTPLMKNLNRLGITLSLAIVAIAVALFLLGMHLKIYSLPTLTVAIITLVVGSMPEGMPASVSVVLAMGTRKLTGKNAIVKTLPAVETLGAVDIVNTDKTGTLTKNEMTVTDIVTLNGEYTVSGVGYAAAGQILDTTGTAVAWKNDDSLDKLIKIAGQTTDASFHLEDGAWVLTGEPTDGALTGLYHKITGKDPEVFEIDSLPFDSAFRYSARLVQDTNQRYLMVKGAPQTLLNKVKKFNPNFEGEKQWLDKVVKLSKQGKRVVGLGMQKVAADEELVDPAKIGDLFELVGIVGIIDPPREEVKDAIKQLRYAGVKVKMITGDDPNTALAIANQLEMGENLKAVTGPELDKMSEQELIDNIDKYTVFARTTPSDKLKIVKAQQQRQHVVSMTGDGVNDAPALKQADIGVAMGIKGTDVAKGSADMVLADDNFTTVLSAVKEGRLVFDNIRKTIRFLLPTSFAEGLIVVFSILLDQTMPLYPTQLLWINMVSALTIQFAFIFEPAENGIMTRGPRNISQGILTKFDIVEIAYVSILIASLGMIVYNGMTALGMSHVIGSTMTLNIIIFGKIFYLFNMRNNHLVFSKYFFQNKIAFYIIDILLLLQVGIIYLPFMQEIFHTGSINFVYGWIIPSITGLIVLIVTELVKIARLAYSKKASKSKI from the coding sequence ATGCAAGAAGAACAGCAAACACATTTAATTGAGCCGGGTGAAGATTCAGGAGATGACGGAGCCCCCAGTCAGAAACAAAATTGGCAAGAAAGTTCCACACAGTTAGGGCAAAGATATCAGACGGATACGACAGATGGATTAAGTACTGAGGAAGCAGAAAAACGATTAAAAAAATTCGGAAAGAATGAACTTAAGGTCAAGAAAAAATCTAACTGGATTCTTTTTTTCAAACAATTCAACAACAGTATTGTCTATATTTTGGCGATAACTGCAATTGTTACCTTGTTAATGCGACACTACCCAGATTCAATTGTTATTGGGGCAGTTATTATTGCCAACGCTTTTGTAGGCTTTTTTCAAGAAGTTTCTGCAGATAATGCACTGAGCAAGATTCAAGAATTGTTGGTAGCAGAAAGTTTCGTTATTCGTGATGGACAGCGAAAGTTGATGGATGCCAAAGAAATTGTGGTTGGTGATATTGTTAGTCTTGAAGCTGGAGATTCTGTTCCGGCAGATATTCGCCTGCTGGCAGCAGATAACTTAAAAATTCAGGAATCTACATTGACCGGAGAAACTAATTCTGTTGATAAGATTGAAGAGCCGATTGCTAAGGAAAATGTCCCATTGGCAGAAAGAGCAAATATGGCTTTTGCTGCCACAGCCGTTACAAGTGGTTCTGGTATGGGAGTTGTAGTAGCAACAGGAATGCAATCGCAAATCGGTAAGATACAGTCTGATGTTATTAAAGTCAAAAACAAGTCAACACCACTGATGAAAAACTTGAATAGACTGGGAATTACATTATCATTGGCAATTGTGGCAATTGCGGTAGCTCTCTTTTTATTAGGGATGCACCTTAAAATATACAGCTTGCCTACATTAACAGTCGCAATCATTACACTGGTCGTTGGTTCAATGCCTGAAGGAATGCCTGCAAGTGTCTCTGTTGTCCTTGCAATGGGTACCAGAAAGTTGACTGGGAAAAATGCAATTGTAAAGACTTTACCAGCAGTGGAAACATTGGGAGCTGTTGATATTGTCAATACTGATAAGACGGGAACACTTACCAAAAATGAGATGACTGTAACCGATATAGTGACGCTTAATGGAGAATATACTGTATCAGGTGTTGGGTATGCTGCTGCAGGACAAATTCTTGATACTACAGGCACAGCTGTTGCATGGAAAAATGACGATAGCCTGGATAAGCTTATTAAAATTGCGGGACAAACTACGGATGCTTCATTTCATTTGGAAGATGGTGCTTGGGTGTTGACAGGTGAACCAACTGATGGAGCATTGACTGGACTTTATCATAAAATTACTGGGAAAGATCCAGAAGTATTTGAGATTGATTCGCTTCCCTTTGATTCAGCGTTTAGGTATTCTGCACGACTTGTGCAAGATACAAACCAACGTTATTTAATGGTCAAAGGGGCGCCACAAACTTTATTAAATAAAGTCAAGAAGTTTAATCCAAATTTTGAAGGTGAAAAACAGTGGCTAGATAAGGTTGTGAAACTTTCTAAGCAAGGAAAACGAGTAGTCGGGCTTGGAATGCAAAAAGTTGCTGCTGATGAAGAACTTGTGGATCCAGCGAAAATAGGTGATCTGTTTGAGTTGGTCGGAATAGTCGGAATAATTGATCCTCCAAGAGAAGAGGTTAAAGATGCTATCAAGCAGCTTAGGTATGCAGGTGTTAAAGTTAAGATGATAACTGGTGACGATCCTAATACTGCTTTAGCTATTGCAAATCAACTTGAGATGGGGGAAAACTTAAAGGCTGTTACAGGACCGGAACTTGATAAGATGTCTGAACAGGAATTGATTGACAATATTGATAAATATACCGTTTTTGCACGAACAACTCCAAGCGACAAATTAAAAATTGTGAAGGCACAGCAGCAACGTCAACACGTTGTCTCTATGACCGGTGATGGAGTCAATGATGCACCAGCTCTTAAGCAAGCTGACATTGGTGTTGCGATGGGAATCAAGGGTACAGATGTTGCTAAGGGTTCAGCCGATATGGTACTAGCAGACGATAATTTTACGACTGTTCTTTCTGCAGTTAAAGAAGGACGCTTAGTTTTTGATAATATTCGTAAGACGATACGTTTCTTATTGCCTACAAGTTTTGCAGAGGGCTTAATTGTTGTTTTCAGTATCCTGTTAGATCAGACTATGCCACTATATCCGACTCAATTACTATGGATTAACATGGTTTCAGCACTGACGATTCAATTTGCTTTTATTTTTGAACCTGCCGAAAATGGAATCATGACTAGGGGGCCTAGAAATATCAGCCAGGGGATTTTAACGAAGTTTGATATTGTTGAAATTGCCTATGTGTCAATCTTGATAGCAAGCTTAGGTATGATTGTCTATAATGGTATGACCGCCTTGGGAATGTCGCACGTAATCGGTAGTACAATGACTTTAAACATTATTATCTTCGGTAAGATATTCTACTTGTTTAATATGCGAAATAACCACCTTGTTTTTTCAAAATACTTTTTCCAAAATAAAATCGCTTTTTATATTATAGATATATTGTTGTTACTCCAAGTAGGGATTATTTATTTGCCATTTATGCAAGAAATATTTCATACTGGATCAATTAATTTTGTCTATGGTTGGATTATTCCAAGTATAACTGGATTGATTGTACTGATAGTCACAGAGTTAGTAAAAATTGCAAGATTAGCGTATTCAAAGAAAGCAAGTAAGTCAAAAATTTAA
- a CDS encoding aldo/keto reductase, whose translation MSEKVRIGKSDVVATKVGLGTNKVGGHNLFKNLDDQDGYAVVRTALDSGITLLDTAYMYGLGRSEEIIGEVIKDYDRSKVIIATKASQDPARDHDNNNTPAFLKQSVEDALKRLQTDYIDIFYIHFPDKGTPKDKAVAALADLKKEGKIKAIGVSNFTLDQIKEANKNGDVDIVEDNYSLVHRAAEKELLPYLRENEISFVPYFPLASGLLTGKYSALDADKFKQFNSEQFRKIINNISRIKEIAAKYDATAAQIVLAWYIANPDVSVVIPGARKLEQVASNAQAMNLTLTKDEYAEIDTAFKGF comes from the coding sequence ATGTCAGAAAAAGTCAGGATTGGTAAGAGTGACGTTGTAGCAACTAAAGTAGGATTAGGGACAAATAAAGTTGGTGGACACAATCTTTTTAAAAACCTGGATGATCAAGATGGATATGCGGTTGTACGCACAGCACTGGATTCAGGAATTACATTACTTGATACAGCGTATATGTATGGTTTGGGACGTTCAGAAGAAATTATAGGCGAAGTGATAAAAGATTATGACCGCTCTAAAGTAATTATCGCCACAAAGGCATCACAGGATCCAGCACGAGATCACGACAATAACAATACTCCAGCTTTTTTAAAGCAATCTGTTGAAGATGCCCTCAAAAGACTCCAAACAGACTATATTGATATTTTCTATATTCATTTTCCAGATAAAGGAACGCCAAAAGATAAGGCTGTAGCAGCTTTGGCGGATTTAAAAAAAGAGGGCAAAATCAAAGCAATCGGTGTTTCTAACTTCACTCTTGATCAGATTAAGGAAGCAAATAAAAATGGTGATGTCGATATTGTTGAGGATAACTATAGTTTAGTTCATCGTGCTGCCGAAAAAGAATTATTGCCTTATCTAAGGGAAAATGAAATTTCTTTTGTTCCATATTTCCCACTTGCATCAGGATTGTTAACAGGTAAGTACAGTGCACTTGATGCTGATAAATTCAAACAATTCAATAGCGAACAATTTAGAAAAATCATTAACAACATATCACGCATCAAAGAAATTGCAGCAAAATATGATGCGACTGCTGCTCAAATTGTACTAGCTTGGTATATTGCTAATCCTGATGTGAGTGTTGTAATTCCAGGTGCTCGTAAGCTGGAACAAGTAGCAAGTAATGCTCAAGCTATGAATTTAACACTGACAAAAGATGAATATGCAGAAATTGATACTGCTTTTAAGGGATTCTAA
- a CDS encoding CsbD family protein, translated as MSLNDKVEGTKDKVTGKAKEVEGKATGDKAREAQGKAEGLLGKAKEKFGDAKDAVKDAAEDLKSKINK; from the coding sequence ATGAGTTTGAACGACAAAGTCGAAGGAACAAAGGATAAAGTTACTGGTAAAGCAAAAGAAGTTGAAGGAAAAGCAACTGGTGATAAGGCTCGCGAAGCACAAGGAAAGGCAGAAGGTCTCTTGGGCAAGGCCAAAGAAAAATTTGGCGATGCTAAGGATGCAGTTAAAGATGCTGCTGAAGATTTAAAGTCAAAGATTAATAAGTAA